From a single Lewinella sp. LCG006 genomic region:
- the dacB gene encoding D-alanyl-D-alanine carboxypeptidase/D-alanyl-D-alanine-endopeptidase yields MYSRTVFFLLISLFVDGFLVAQTALQKSIDQWAADDYFLHASVGVSVVDAATGEELAGIGSEKSLIPASNLKLFTTASALKILGPDHRFTTQLAYDGYIDAQGVLSGNLYLIGSGDPTLGSPEMEGTPGLEAILERFRMAVQQAGIRQVTGRVITDERAFSSAVNGSHWQWLDMGNYYGCGAFGLNLHDNLYYLRFQQVGQLDAVPPVVTTQPKVPGLQFINEITSAERGSGDNAYIYGAPYTYTRHLRGTIPVGSGLFTIKGAIPDPPLFAAQQLRDALEGVGILCLRPPATMRSLGTSASALGNPKILYTHQSLPLRKIVDRTNMESVNLYAEALLRAIGSKVKGEGSAAAGIAAIHEYWEGRGLDLGGVQIYDGSGMSPRNVLPPAFFCALLSTMYRDQDIQSVFWESLPLAGRSGSLKNSLKGTAAEGKLRAKSGSLEQVRAYSGYVTNRAGKVLAFSVLLNNYEGSGGDARRKLLDIMARLAE; encoded by the coding sequence ATGTATAGTCGTACCGTTTTTTTCTTGCTAATCAGCTTATTTGTGGATGGATTCCTTGTTGCACAAACGGCCTTACAGAAAAGTATTGACCAGTGGGCAGCAGATGATTATTTTTTACACGCCAGTGTGGGCGTTTCCGTGGTGGATGCTGCTACCGGGGAGGAATTAGCAGGGATTGGTAGTGAAAAAAGCCTTATACCTGCTTCGAATCTAAAACTCTTTACGACGGCTTCAGCACTCAAAATACTGGGGCCTGACCATCGCTTTACAACCCAGTTGGCCTATGATGGCTACATTGATGCACAAGGTGTATTGAGTGGCAACCTCTATCTCATTGGAAGTGGTGACCCTACCCTGGGCTCGCCAGAAATGGAAGGTACCCCCGGCTTGGAGGCGATCCTGGAGCGTTTTCGAATGGCGGTACAACAGGCAGGTATCCGCCAAGTTACTGGCCGTGTCATCACAGATGAACGAGCTTTTAGCTCCGCAGTGAATGGTAGTCATTGGCAATGGTTGGACATGGGGAACTACTATGGATGTGGTGCATTTGGACTGAATTTGCACGATAATTTGTACTACCTCCGTTTTCAGCAAGTGGGTCAATTAGATGCAGTGCCTCCTGTTGTAACTACCCAACCCAAGGTGCCAGGACTGCAATTTATCAATGAAATAACGAGTGCGGAACGCGGATCGGGCGACAATGCTTATATCTATGGCGCTCCTTACACTTACACACGACATCTGCGTGGCACCATTCCGGTGGGGAGTGGCTTGTTTACAATCAAGGGTGCTATTCCTGATCCGCCCTTATTTGCCGCTCAGCAGTTGCGTGATGCTTTAGAAGGAGTAGGGATTCTTTGCTTACGCCCACCAGCAACGATGCGTAGTTTAGGTACTTCTGCATCAGCCTTGGGTAATCCCAAGATTTTGTACACGCACCAAAGTCTTCCATTAAGGAAAATCGTTGACCGGACGAATATGGAGAGCGTAAATCTATACGCAGAAGCCCTATTGCGAGCCATCGGCAGCAAGGTCAAAGGGGAGGGGAGTGCAGCGGCCGGTATCGCAGCTATCCATGAATATTGGGAAGGTCGCGGGCTTGATCTTGGAGGTGTACAAATTTACGATGGTTCGGGGATGTCGCCGCGGAATGTACTGCCACCAGCGTTCTTTTGCGCTTTGCTTAGTACGATGTATCGCGACCAGGATATACAGTCGGTATTTTGGGAGAGCCTTCCTTTAGCTGGCCGTTCAGGGAGTTTGAAGAACAGCCTGAAAGGAACCGCTGCGGAGGGTAAATTGCGCGCTAAAAGTGGCTCTTTGGAGCAAGTAAGAGCCTATTCTGGTTATGTTACCAATCGCGCTGGGAAGGTGCTGGCTTTTAGTGTGCTCCTGAATAATTACGAAGGAAGTGGAGGCGACGCCCGCCGGAAGTTGTTGGATATCATGGCTCGCCTGGCGGAATAA
- a CDS encoding proprotein convertase P-domain-containing protein, giving the protein MQKLFTMLLLLSTVCLTLNGLAAQNLAATSTPLSEVEQLQLPRLDNKELLQAEQARRAPGRAPRFAETIEVNVSPNTHGTWEVANGTAVWRLRVPSPGAKSINFGFDQYRMPPGGQLMLYTPDGSLVQGPFTPADNEDHEELWTPVIPGDELVIEVSLPAARQSELRLHLKSVNHDFLGFGDIASSVLSGSCNLDVVCGAADGWGIVDNYRDIIQSVGVISTGGGTFCTGFLVSNARQDCAPFFMTANHCGINNGNAPSLVVYWNYINSVCRQPGSPASGGNGDGSLADFNTGSIFRAAYAPSDMTLVELDDPVSETADAWFAGWDAREVLAQDTIIGIHHPSTDEKRISFEFDGVYTGNWGSGATPVPDGNHLIIEDWDIGTTEGGSSGSPIFNSNKQVIGQLHGGAASCNNDSYDSYGWFFTSWEGGGTPSTRLRDWLDPDNTGVLEIPGRAQLQCSFFAGATPAVQTLCAPSTATYDISVNENFFGPVNLTLVNLPIGLTAVFDETIVNPGEGTQMTITGTENLPEGVYSFVLNGTDGTNVSNQTLTLTILSGTPAATTLLSPIDMAVDQFTGLLLTWMGQPLVESYDVEIATDPNFTNIIGSGMNLTETSFLTPNLDILTDYYWRVRSANICGDGAWSAAFQFTTAAVSCAINTAATEGITIGPNNGTITTSTLMIAQTGEILDLRLTNLSSNHTWMGDLNATLTSPSGTVINLFNRPSCNQQGILASFADDATATAADFVGTCNGGGIAIQGEFQPAQPFSTFVGEEASGLWTLTIVDNANQDGGDLLGWNLEICTLVTSEIALTPSTDELGTCVGDFAVVDLTIGNGFEGPVSLSASNLPNGAVVDFEANPAMPGSTITVTFSSLTTDGNFNIILDGTDGTNESTQGLSLTVLAGAPAGATLLSPTDMAVDELTSVLLTWVPEPLGVDYDVEIATDPAFTNIVGMGMNLTETSFQTPELEIQTNYYWRVRATNICGEGAWSAAFQFTTIAITCAINTASTEGVTIGPANGTITTSTLMVNQMGAIQEVSLSNLSSNHTYMGDLNATLTSPTGTVITLFNRPNCNQGGILANFSDDATDTAADFQATCNGGGIAIQGDFQPAQPFSTFVGEEANGLWTLTIVDNADADAGNLFGWNLDICTLAPSEVILVPSTNVVSACNGGFGIFDLTIGTGFNGPVTLSASNLPGGATVDFETNPVIPGSTITVTFNNLTSNGNFNISLQGTDGNETAIAMLNLQVVGTPGTPVLNAPANGAVDVNLSTLLQWTPLASATGYVMTLSTNPDLSNPVLVFPALNPSVATGLLMYNTTYYWQVVGENDCGTGNASPIFSFTTSPDITVATGQPTLNSCLADQTTATFTLGEGFGDQLSVSVNANPAADFSGFTSSFAAGSRVLSLVWNNFLGIAPGTYVLSVTITGEGYSNVGQVTVNVETAPTLSALQVPANTAEVPGGTPVDFSWTAVAGADNYQIEIATDDTFTDVLVNETVNGTTYATSLAIGQYYWRVAAVNDCGESLSGFFVFTVVESNAVLELAGTRLEIWPNPTTGPVQISLSAELNDDLFVDVISVQGQQLRHVRLSALSGRYQLDLSDLPAGAYLLRLQSGKAQTTARIMVQ; this is encoded by the coding sequence ATGCAAAAGCTTTTTACTATGCTTTTGCTGCTATCAACGGTATGCCTTACGCTCAATGGCCTCGCCGCACAAAATTTAGCAGCAACATCTACGCCGCTTAGTGAAGTTGAACAATTACAACTACCTAGGCTCGACAATAAGGAATTATTACAAGCCGAACAAGCACGTCGCGCACCAGGGCGGGCTCCTCGTTTTGCGGAAACCATTGAAGTCAATGTGTCGCCCAATACACATGGTACCTGGGAAGTGGCCAATGGTACGGCCGTTTGGCGACTGCGGGTACCTTCGCCGGGGGCCAAGTCCATCAATTTTGGTTTCGATCAGTACCGGATGCCTCCTGGCGGGCAGCTGATGCTCTATACCCCGGATGGTTCGTTGGTGCAAGGCCCATTTACGCCTGCTGATAACGAAGACCACGAAGAGCTATGGACACCAGTCATCCCCGGCGATGAGCTGGTCATTGAAGTGAGCCTACCTGCGGCTCGACAGAGCGAGCTAAGGCTTCATCTGAAATCCGTTAACCATGATTTTCTTGGTTTTGGTGATATTGCTTCTAGCGTTCTTTCGGGTTCTTGTAACCTGGATGTTGTTTGTGGAGCTGCCGACGGCTGGGGTATCGTGGATAATTACCGAGATATTATCCAGTCGGTTGGGGTGATCTCTACCGGAGGTGGGACTTTTTGTACTGGTTTCCTGGTGAGCAATGCTCGCCAGGATTGTGCCCCTTTCTTTATGACGGCCAATCACTGTGGGATAAACAATGGCAACGCCCCTAGTTTGGTGGTGTATTGGAATTATATCAACAGCGTCTGTCGCCAACCCGGCTCACCTGCCAGCGGTGGCAATGGCGATGGTAGCCTTGCTGATTTCAATACGGGATCAATTTTCCGTGCTGCTTATGCACCTTCCGACATGACCCTGGTAGAGCTCGACGATCCTGTTTCCGAAACAGCAGACGCCTGGTTTGCCGGTTGGGATGCGCGCGAAGTATTAGCGCAGGATACAATTATCGGGATTCATCACCCTAGCACCGACGAAAAGCGCATTAGCTTTGAGTTTGATGGCGTTTATACGGGTAATTGGGGTTCGGGTGCTACACCTGTTCCTGATGGCAACCACCTCATCATTGAAGATTGGGACATTGGTACCACCGAAGGAGGTTCTTCAGGCTCTCCTATTTTTAATAGCAACAAGCAAGTCATTGGCCAGCTACATGGTGGTGCCGCATCTTGCAACAACGACTCCTACGATAGTTATGGTTGGTTCTTTACTTCCTGGGAAGGAGGCGGGACTCCCAGTACGCGCTTACGCGATTGGCTGGATCCAGACAATACCGGTGTACTGGAAATTCCTGGTCGTGCCCAGCTTCAGTGCAGCTTCTTCGCTGGAGCTACTCCTGCGGTACAAACGCTATGTGCGCCATCAACCGCTACCTACGATATCAGCGTAAATGAAAACTTTTTTGGCCCTGTTAACCTGACCTTGGTCAATCTTCCAATAGGGCTGACCGCTGTTTTTGACGAAACAATAGTCAATCCCGGAGAAGGCACGCAAATGACGATCACCGGCACCGAGAACCTTCCCGAGGGTGTTTATTCCTTTGTACTCAACGGTACCGATGGCACCAACGTGAGCAACCAGACCCTCACCCTGACCATTCTTTCAGGAACCCCTGCTGCAACAACTTTACTGAGCCCTATAGATATGGCTGTTGATCAGTTTACGGGTTTATTGCTTACCTGGATGGGACAGCCACTTGTGGAGAGTTACGATGTGGAAATTGCTACAGATCCCAACTTTACCAATATCATTGGTTCGGGGATGAATCTTACTGAAACTTCGTTTTTAACACCCAACCTGGACATCTTGACGGATTACTACTGGCGCGTTCGTTCCGCAAATATCTGTGGCGATGGCGCTTGGTCAGCGGCGTTCCAATTCACAACGGCTGCGGTCAGTTGTGCAATCAATACCGCCGCTACGGAGGGGATTACCATTGGTCCAAACAACGGTACCATCACGACTTCGACCTTGATGATTGCCCAAACGGGAGAAATTCTTGATTTGAGGCTCACCAACCTTAGCAGCAACCATACCTGGATGGGAGACCTCAATGCTACGTTGACTTCGCCATCTGGGACGGTGATTAATTTATTTAATCGACCTTCTTGTAACCAGCAAGGTATCCTGGCCAGCTTTGCGGATGACGCTACTGCTACGGCCGCTGATTTTGTGGGGACTTGCAATGGTGGCGGGATCGCCATTCAGGGCGAGTTCCAACCAGCTCAGCCCTTCAGTACTTTTGTTGGCGAAGAAGCAAGTGGCTTGTGGACACTGACGATTGTCGATAATGCCAATCAGGACGGTGGAGACTTGCTGGGCTGGAATTTGGAGATTTGTACTTTGGTAACTTCGGAAATTGCGCTGACGCCTTCTACCGATGAATTGGGCACCTGTGTTGGTGACTTCGCGGTAGTAGACTTGACGATTGGTAACGGGTTCGAAGGCCCTGTAAGCCTCAGTGCAAGCAACCTGCCTAATGGAGCCGTAGTGGATTTTGAAGCCAACCCCGCTATGCCCGGTAGCACGATCACGGTCACCTTTAGTAGTCTGACAACCGATGGTAATTTTAATATCATTCTCGACGGCACCGATGGTACCAATGAAAGTACGCAAGGTCTCAGCCTCACCGTGCTTGCAGGAGCTCCTGCAGGAGCAACATTATTGAGTCCAACAGACATGGCTGTTGATGAACTTACGAGTGTATTGCTTACCTGGGTGCCAGAACCACTAGGTGTTGATTATGATGTAGAAATTGCTACCGATCCTGCTTTTACCAATATTGTTGGGATGGGTATGAACCTTACGGAAACCTCTTTCCAGACCCCCGAATTGGAAATTCAAACGAATTACTACTGGCGTGTGCGTGCTACCAACATCTGTGGTGAGGGAGCATGGTCAGCGGCTTTTCAGTTTACAACGATAGCCATTACTTGTGCCATCAATACTGCTTCTACGGAGGGGGTTACGATCGGCCCGGCTAATGGTACCATTACTACCTCTACCTTGATGGTGAACCAAATGGGCGCAATCCAGGAGGTGAGCCTGAGCAACCTTAGCAGCAACCATACCTACATGGGAGACCTTAACGCTACCCTGACTTCTCCAACCGGAACGGTGATCACTTTGTTTAACCGACCTAATTGTAACCAGGGTGGCATTTTGGCCAATTTTTCTGACGATGCAACCGATACGGCCGCTGATTTTCAAGCTACCTGCAACGGTGGTGGCATTGCCATTCAGGGGGATTTTCAGCCAGCCCAGCCCTTCAGTACCTTTGTAGGAGAAGAAGCAAATGGTCTCTGGACCCTCACTATTGTTGATAACGCCGACGCTGACGCTGGTAACTTGTTTGGTTGGAACCTGGACATCTGTACCTTGGCACCTTCGGAGGTAATACTCGTCCCTTCTACGAATGTAGTAAGTGCTTGTAACGGAGGTTTTGGTATATTTGACTTAACTATCGGAACCGGTTTCAACGGTCCTGTAACGCTCAGTGCCTCCAACCTACCAGGGGGTGCAACCGTTGATTTTGAAACCAATCCTGTTATACCCGGCAGCACGATCACCGTTACCTTTAATAACCTGACGAGCAACGGTAACTTTAACATTAGCCTGCAAGGTACCGATGGTAATGAAACGGCCATTGCTATGCTCAACTTGCAAGTAGTAGGAACACCAGGTACCCCGGTACTGAATGCTCCTGCTAACGGTGCGGTAGATGTAAACTTGTCGACCCTATTGCAGTGGACCCCACTGGCAAGTGCCACGGGCTACGTGATGACCCTTTCAACAAACCCTGACTTGAGCAACCCCGTCTTGGTATTTCCTGCCTTGAATCCTTCGGTAGCTACGGGATTGTTGATGTATAACACCACTTACTATTGGCAAGTAGTGGGCGAAAACGATTGTGGTACAGGTAATGCCAGTCCTATCTTTAGTTTCACAACAAGCCCTGATATTACAGTAGCGACTGGTCAGCCGACGCTCAACAGTTGTCTGGCAGACCAAACAACCGCTACGTTTACGCTGGGCGAAGGCTTTGGTGATCAACTGAGCGTGAGTGTAAATGCAAATCCAGCTGCTGATTTTAGTGGATTTACTTCCAGCTTTGCTGCTGGTAGTCGTGTACTGAGCTTGGTGTGGAACAACTTCTTGGGAATCGCTCCCGGAACCTACGTCCTTTCCGTGACCATCACCGGCGAAGGATATTCCAATGTAGGTCAGGTAACCGTCAATGTAGAAACAGCACCCACATTGTCTGCTTTGCAGGTGCCAGCAAATACCGCTGAAGTGCCAGGTGGAACTCCTGTCGACTTTTCCTGGACTGCTGTGGCTGGTGCCGATAACTACCAAATAGAAATCGCTACGGACGATACCTTCACCGATGTGTTGGTGAACGAAACCGTCAACGGTACAACTTATGCTACGAGTTTAGCCATTGGCCAATACTACTGGCGAGTAGCTGCTGTCAATGATTGTGGAGAGTCCCTTTCCGGATTTTTTGTATTCACGGTTGTGGAAAGCAATGCGGTGCTGGAACTGGCTGGGACACGCTTGGAAATTTGGCCAAACCCCACGACTGGGCCAGTACAAATTTCCTTAAGTGCAGAACTCAATGATGACCTCTTTGTTGATGTAATAAGTGTTCAGGGCCAACAGTTGCGTCACGTACGTTTGTCGGCTCTGAGCGGTAGGTACCAACTGGACCTCAGTGATTTGCCAGCAGGTGCGTATTTATTGCGACTCCAAAGCGGTAAGGCACAAACCACGGCCAGAATAATGGTACAGTAG
- a CDS encoding virulence RhuM family protein, which translates to MNGEIILYQTENGQTKIEVVLDNETVWLNHAQMEELFQTDRTSILRHIKNIYKTGELDEKSTCAKIAQVREEGERSVRREIIYFNLDIIIAVGYRVNSHRGTQFRIWATQQLKEYLIKGFVLDDERLKSGNQMNYFDELLERIRDIRSSEKIFYQKVKDIYTTSIDYDSNADLSKDFYATVQNKLHWAVHQHTAAELIKKRVNAEKQNMGLTTWKGEKIRKSDVTVAKNYLSEDELKQLNLLVEQYLAFAQAQAQAKKPMYMKDWIKKLNDILTINEREILEDAGKVRKSLADEIATVEYDKYKEKRLLEEKEQSLKELENEIKLINQEKKKK; encoded by the coding sequence ATGAATGGAGAAATAATTTTATACCAAACCGAGAACGGGCAAACCAAGATTGAAGTAGTCTTAGATAATGAAACTGTTTGGCTGAATCATGCCCAAATGGAGGAATTGTTTCAAACAGATAGAACTTCTATACTTCGGCACATCAAAAATATTTATAAGACGGGTGAGCTAGATGAGAAATCAACTTGTGCAAAAATTGCACAAGTTCGTGAAGAAGGGGAGAGGAGTGTCCGGAGAGAAATCATCTATTTTAATCTCGATATAATTATTGCTGTTGGCTATAGAGTGAATTCTCACAGAGGTACACAGTTCCGAATTTGGGCGACACAGCAACTCAAGGAATACCTGATAAAAGGCTTCGTTTTAGATGATGAGCGTTTGAAGTCAGGGAATCAAATGAATTATTTTGATGAACTGTTGGAGAGGATTCGGGATATCCGGAGCTCCGAGAAGATATTTTATCAAAAAGTAAAGGATATCTATACGACAAGTATTGATTATGATTCAAATGCTGATTTAAGTAAAGATTTTTATGCAACGGTTCAAAACAAATTGCATTGGGCTGTCCATCAACATACTGCGGCTGAGTTGATAAAAAAACGGGTCAATGCTGAAAAGCAAAATATGGGATTAACGACCTGGAAAGGTGAGAAAATCAGGAAATCTGATGTCACGGTTGCAAAGAACTATTTATCTGAAGATGAGCTTAAACAATTGAATCTGCTTGTCGAACAATATTTGGCATTTGCTCAAGCACAGGCACAAGCGAAGAAGCCGATGTACATGAAAGACTGGATAAAAAAGCTCAATGACATCTTGACGATCAATGAAAGAGAAATTTTGGAAGATGCAGGTAAAGTACGTAAAAGTCTTGCTGATGAAATTGCTACCGTAGAGTATGATAAGTACAAAGAAAAAAGACTGCTAGAAGAAAAAGAGCAAAGTCTCAAAGAGCTTGAAAATGAGATAAAATTGATAAATCAGGAAAAGAAGAAAAAATAA
- a CDS encoding TlpA family protein disulfide reductase, which translates to MLSPQLKVGICFCLFLFATLVANSQTTIFLQDTMRLKGKITYHGSAPSLDASDFEFNLDTFSSGRITDIHRLEIHNLLRGEAVEKMAYLPIYYAHLRHQNHDYLIVDSDGDAVFQQHDIYPLPLLDSVVLRFYPFANQGRDADMVVIPVKVKGDGKHIYLSPYQLYNASFQVEDVAYEVTVWPFLPDVKIKVDGEGDFSLLSSANNYYKEQEIFILAGRKFKFSAFNYLQKTIQLEELAAEEPLYGYKKGTLFQEWAVEDNAHINWDNLGIDRTIPHLIYFGAKWCGACQEEIPKLQSLYPLLQRNGKDMISVTAQHLESDAEIDAYITEREIPGISVVERLDGANTLIRFLEIDRYPVYVLIAPTGEILYRSDNGEMELHEFLYVYLK; encoded by the coding sequence ATGCTTTCTCCGCAACTAAAAGTCGGTATATGCTTTTGCTTATTCCTATTCGCCACGCTGGTGGCAAATAGCCAAACAACCATCTTTTTACAGGATACCATGAGGCTGAAGGGTAAAATTACTTATCACGGTTCAGCACCAAGTCTGGATGCTTCGGATTTTGAATTCAATCTGGATACCTTTTCTTCTGGGCGTATCACGGATATCCATCGCTTGGAAATTCACAACCTTTTACGAGGGGAAGCGGTGGAGAAGATGGCTTATCTCCCCATTTATTATGCGCATTTGCGTCACCAAAACCATGATTACCTGATTGTGGATAGTGATGGGGATGCTGTTTTTCAGCAACACGATATTTACCCTTTACCTCTTCTTGATAGTGTGGTACTAAGATTCTATCCCTTTGCAAACCAGGGAAGAGACGCTGATATGGTAGTTATTCCCGTGAAGGTAAAGGGGGATGGAAAGCACATCTATTTAAGTCCTTATCAGCTTTATAACGCGTCCTTTCAAGTAGAGGATGTCGCCTATGAAGTAACGGTCTGGCCTTTCTTGCCAGATGTGAAGATCAAAGTTGATGGGGAAGGAGATTTTAGTTTGCTCAGCTCGGCAAACAACTATTACAAAGAGCAAGAAATATTTATTTTAGCGGGCCGTAAGTTTAAGTTTTCAGCGTTTAATTATCTTCAGAAAACAATTCAGTTGGAAGAGCTGGCTGCCGAAGAACCGCTTTATGGTTATAAAAAAGGCACCCTTTTTCAGGAATGGGCCGTAGAGGATAATGCCCACATCAACTGGGATAACCTTGGGATAGACCGAACGATTCCTCACCTGATCTACTTCGGCGCAAAGTGGTGTGGAGCCTGCCAGGAGGAGATTCCAAAACTTCAAAGCCTTTATCCCCTTTTGCAACGTAATGGGAAGGATATGATCAGCGTGACGGCACAACACTTGGAGTCAGACGCAGAAATTGATGCCTACATCACCGAGCGTGAAATTCCAGGAATATCCGTTGTGGAAAGGTTAGATGGTGCCAACACCTTGATTCGATTTTTGGAAATTGATAGGTATCCTGTCTATGTTCTTATTGCACCTACAGGAGAGATTTTATACCGTTCAGATAATGGAGAGATGGAGCTTCACGAGTTTTTGTATGTGTATTTGAAGTAA
- a CDS encoding ABC transporter ATP-binding protein produces MSIIKTQGVTKVYNPDRVPVHALRGVDLAIEAGEFTAIVGPSGSGKTTLLNIIGGLDRPSEGRVEVGGTAINDLSDNQLIDFRKDHIGFVFQAYNLIPVLTAEENVAFVMLLQKRPAEERKQRTAELLQAVGLADQTHKRPAEMSGGQQQRVAVARALAPKPTFILADEPTANLDSASTTNLLDIMARLNKEEGVTFVFSTHDQRVIDRARRVVTLEDGAIVSDERR; encoded by the coding sequence ATGTCAATTATCAAAACCCAAGGGGTTACCAAAGTTTACAATCCTGATCGTGTTCCTGTACATGCGCTGCGTGGCGTGGATCTGGCGATCGAAGCCGGAGAGTTCACGGCTATTGTTGGGCCTTCAGGTTCAGGTAAGACCACCTTGCTCAATATCATCGGTGGCTTGGACCGCCCTTCGGAAGGAAGGGTAGAAGTAGGAGGTACAGCTATCAATGACCTATCGGACAATCAATTGATTGACTTCCGCAAGGATCATATCGGTTTTGTTTTTCAAGCCTATAATTTGATACCTGTACTCACGGCGGAGGAAAATGTAGCCTTTGTGATGCTGTTGCAAAAACGCCCTGCTGAGGAACGTAAGCAACGGACGGCAGAACTACTACAAGCGGTAGGCCTGGCCGACCAAACACATAAACGCCCCGCTGAAATGTCCGGTGGGCAGCAGCAGCGCGTCGCTGTGGCCCGAGCGTTGGCTCCCAAGCCTACGTTCATCCTGGCGGATGAGCCGACCGCCAACCTGGATTCTGCCTCTACCACCAATTTACTGGATATAATGGCTCGGTTGAACAAGGAGGAGGGCGTCACCTTCGTCTTCAGCACCCACGATCAGCGAGTCATTGACCGAGCCCGGCGAGTCGTGACACTGGAGGATGGGGCGATTGTAAGCGACGAAAGGCGATAA
- a CDS encoding ABC transporter permease, protein MLTTIAWRNIWRSRTRSFVVIGAIVLGIWALVFMISFTVGMVQSYVDDAIATSIGHLQVHQDSFREEAKLAYYFDIDPTTLEELAALEGVKGVAPRTLVNAMVGSTRNTRGVQIRGIDPAAERLVTELDQRIVAGEYFSEEGRNPILLSSALAAKLKVKVRSKVVLTFQDLNHEITAGAFRVVGLFDTGNKPFDEGNIFVRRTDINRLLGEDAMTHELSFFLDTPQRLVEVEAETKAILPNLLVEDYREVAPDLQLYEGQIQTSATIFMTIIMLALLFGIVNTMLMAVLERYRELGMLMAVGMNKGRVFGMIVLETFFLALLAIIPGLLLGWGTVAILAKKGIDLSAFGNGLSQFGMSHIVYPQLQSGFYVQLAIIVALTALLGALYPAWRAIRLRPVEAIRKI, encoded by the coding sequence ATGCTTACAACCATAGCCTGGCGAAATATCTGGCGATCCCGTACCCGCTCTTTTGTGGTGATCGGGGCCATTGTGCTCGGGATTTGGGCGCTGGTCTTCATGATCAGTTTTACGGTGGGGATGGTGCAATCTTATGTAGATGATGCTATCGCTACGAGTATTGGCCATTTGCAAGTACACCAGGATAGTTTTCGCGAAGAGGCCAAGCTCGCTTATTATTTTGATATCGATCCGACGACTTTGGAGGAGTTGGCAGCACTCGAAGGGGTGAAAGGAGTAGCCCCCCGCACGCTGGTCAATGCCATGGTGGGATCGACCCGCAATACCCGCGGCGTACAAATTCGAGGCATCGACCCCGCGGCGGAACGCCTGGTGACGGAACTTGATCAAAGAATTGTTGCTGGGGAATACTTTTCGGAAGAGGGGCGTAATCCCATTTTGCTAAGTTCCGCCTTAGCGGCTAAACTAAAGGTGAAAGTCCGTTCCAAGGTGGTACTTACCTTTCAAGATCTCAACCACGAGATTACGGCTGGCGCTTTTCGGGTAGTTGGTCTTTTTGATACCGGAAACAAGCCTTTTGATGAAGGAAATATCTTTGTTCGCCGTACGGATATCAATCGCCTACTAGGAGAGGACGCAATGACGCACGAGCTTTCTTTTTTTCTGGATACCCCACAGCGATTGGTGGAGGTAGAAGCGGAAACAAAGGCGATCCTACCCAATCTTTTAGTGGAAGACTATCGAGAGGTAGCTCCTGATTTGCAGCTTTACGAAGGGCAAATACAGACTTCGGCCACCATCTTTATGACCATCATCATGCTGGCTTTGCTCTTCGGAATCGTCAATACGATGCTGATGGCGGTACTGGAGCGTTACCGCGAATTGGGGATGCTGATGGCGGTAGGCATGAACAAGGGCCGGGTATTTGGGATGATCGTGCTGGAGACTTTTTTCCTGGCCCTGCTTGCGATTATTCCGGGGCTGCTGTTGGGCTGGGGCACCGTTGCCATTTTAGCAAAAAAAGGCATTGATTTATCGGCCTTCGGAAATGGCCTGTCCCAGTTTGGGATGTCGCATATCGTTTACCCTCAGTTGCAATCGGGGTTTTATGTGCAATTAGCGATCATTGTTGCGCTTACCGCCCTGCTTGGTGCCTTGTATCCGGCCTGGCGAGCAATTCGCTTACGGCCGGTAGAAGCGATTAGAAAAATATAA